One window of the Clostridia bacterium genome contains the following:
- the tnpB gene encoding IS66 family insertion sequence element accessory protein TnpB (TnpB, as the term is used for proteins encoded by IS66 family insertion elements, is considered an accessory protein, since TnpC, encoded by a neighboring gene, is a DDE family transposase.), whose product MLNDAIAERVYLVCGSTDLRKSIDGLAALVKEGFELDPFSPCLFAFCNRQRDKIKILQWDHNGFWLHYRRLERGRFKWPQQGTGAVAITRRELRWLLDGLSLTQRQAHPAVTARTVL is encoded by the coding sequence ATGCTGAACGATGCCATTGCCGAGCGTGTTTATCTGGTCTGTGGCAGCACTGACCTGCGCAAGTCCATCGATGGCCTGGCTGCCCTTGTCAAAGAAGGCTTCGAGCTTGATCCCTTCTCTCCCTGCCTGTTCGCTTTCTGTAACCGCCAGCGCGACAAGATCAAGATCCTGCAGTGGGACCACAATGGGTTCTGGCTGCACTATCGCCGGCTGGAACGGGGCCGGTTCAAGTGGCCGCAGCAGGGAACTGGGGCAGTTGCGATCACCCGCAGGGAGCTTCGCTGGCTGCTTGATGGTCTGTCGCTCACTCAAAGGCAAGCTCATCCTGCCGTGACCGCCAGAACCGTGCTGTAG
- the istB gene encoding IS21-like element helper ATPase IstB translates to MVNHEAAEAMIELYCKALKMPTLRKGFRQILRDSQANGYSMVEFLGSCLAHEIEGRHQSAMATRMKLAKFPTVKTLDSFDFDAVPTLDKTKILALADGSFVREHENLVLLGNSGLGKTHLAIGLGVRAIQAGYRVRFATVPTLVQELIQAEREFRLPKLLKSWEKVDLLIADELGCVSLGPGGPLLFQLFAQRYEKSSLIITSNLEFSRWAEVFGDVTMTAALLDRLTHHVHTFVLTGQSYRLKQSKTRSGVTKMADPGACSDQPAPSEIGRI, encoded by the coding sequence ATGGTGAACCACGAAGCTGCGGAAGCCATGATCGAACTGTACTGCAAAGCCCTTAAGATGCCGACTCTACGCAAGGGCTTCAGGCAGATCCTGAGGGACTCGCAGGCAAACGGCTACTCGATGGTCGAGTTCCTGGGTTCCTGTCTTGCCCACGAAATCGAAGGCAGACATCAAAGCGCAATGGCTACGAGGATGAAGCTGGCCAAATTCCCCACGGTCAAGACTCTGGATTCCTTTGATTTCGATGCTGTTCCGACCCTTGACAAGACGAAGATCTTGGCCCTGGCTGACGGCAGTTTCGTCCGCGAACACGAGAACCTCGTTCTCCTGGGGAACTCCGGCCTGGGCAAGACCCATCTTGCCATTGGCCTGGGTGTGAGGGCTATCCAGGCTGGCTACCGGGTGCGTTTCGCGACCGTGCCAACTCTAGTTCAGGAACTAATCCAGGCAGAAAGGGAGTTCCGCCTCCCCAAGTTACTGAAGTCGTGGGAGAAGGTTGACCTTCTGATCGCTGATGAACTGGGCTGCGTCAGCCTCGGGCCCGGGGGTCCTCTACTGTTTCAGCTTTTCGCTCAAAGGTACGAAAAGTCCAGCTTGATCATCACCAGTAACCTGGAGTTCTCTCGGTGGGCTGAAGTGTTCGGAGACGTGACCATGACGGCCGCCTTACTAGATCGGCTGACTCATCACGTTCATACCTTTGTCCTAACGGGTCAATCATACCGACTAAAGCAAAGCAAGACACGAAGCGGGGTGACGAAGATGGCGGATCCCGGAGCATGCTCAGATCAGCCGGCGCCGTCCGAAATAGGTAGGATTTAG
- the brxL gene encoding protease Lon-related BREX system protein BrxL, protein MNLEQTSYMPETDDANEVIYRKLRQHFDGKIVRKDLTKAIKEGANVPVYVLEFLLGQYCNSDDPKIIEEGVKNVKRILSENFVRPDEAQKVLSGLRERGSYTVIDRITVILNIKLDRYEADFSNLGIRNIPISSDYVSKYDRLLCGGIWCIVGLEYEYVEEDKKSTPIRIVKLTPIQMPHIDMHEIKDGRRAFTKDEWITVLLRSTGMEADRFSDREKWLQLARMLPLIENNFNLCELGPRSTGKSHLYKEISPNSILVSGGQTTVANLFYNMASKTVGLVGLWDCVAFDEVAGITFKDKDGIQIMKDYMASGSFARGKEEKAASASMAFVGNINQSVDVLLKTSHLFDPFPEAMAYDTAFLDRMHCYIPGWEIPKYRPESFTNDYGFITDYLAEFMREMRKEPFGDVCDKYFRFGRNLNQRDVIAVRRIVSGFTKLLYPNGEFSKEDIEEILTFALEMRRRVKEQLKKIGGMEFYDVNFSYIDNESFEERYVSVPEQGGGKIIPEGLTNPGNVYTISQGKSGMIGVYRLETQMLPGNGKFERTGLGSDRDAREATNTAFNFLKASGNQISGSISTTTKDYISNYQDLNGIGMTKSLTLPTVIALASCALGKPTLSSLAVLGDISISGTILKVEELASVLQVCLDSGAKKVLIPITSAAELGAVPADLIGAFSLIFYSTPQEAVFKALGVE, encoded by the coding sequence ATGAATTTAGAACAGACAAGCTATATGCCGGAAACGGATGACGCGAATGAGGTCATCTATCGGAAACTGCGCCAGCATTTCGACGGCAAGATTGTCCGCAAAGATCTGACCAAGGCGATCAAGGAGGGTGCGAACGTTCCTGTCTATGTCTTAGAGTTTTTACTTGGACAATATTGCAATTCCGACGACCCGAAGATAATCGAGGAAGGCGTGAAAAATGTCAAGCGAATTCTCTCGGAGAACTTCGTACGCCCCGACGAAGCGCAGAAGGTGCTGTCCGGCTTACGTGAGCGCGGCAGTTACACGGTTATCGACCGCATAACCGTCATCCTGAATATCAAACTCGACCGCTACGAAGCCGATTTCTCAAACCTCGGTATCCGTAACATTCCCATATCCTCGGATTATGTATCGAAGTACGACCGCCTGCTCTGCGGCGGCATTTGGTGCATTGTCGGGCTTGAATACGAGTATGTCGAGGAAGACAAGAAGTCCACGCCGATTCGAATTGTGAAACTCACGCCCATTCAGATGCCTCACATCGATATGCACGAAATAAAAGACGGTCGCCGTGCCTTTACCAAGGACGAGTGGATTACCGTCCTGCTCCGCTCCACGGGTATGGAGGCAGACCGTTTCAGCGACAGAGAGAAGTGGCTACAACTTGCCCGTATGCTTCCGCTCATTGAAAACAACTTCAACCTCTGCGAACTGGGGCCGCGCAGCACGGGCAAGTCGCACCTTTACAAGGAAATCTCGCCGAACAGTATCCTCGTGTCCGGCGGGCAGACCACGGTCGCCAACCTTTTCTACAACATGGCGAGCAAAACCGTGGGGCTTGTGGGCTTGTGGGACTGCGTCGCGTTCGACGAAGTAGCGGGTATCACATTCAAAGACAAAGACGGCATTCAGATAATGAAGGACTACATGGCTTCCGGCTCGTTTGCCAGAGGAAAAGAGGAAAAGGCGGCATCCGCGTCGATGGCTTTTGTGGGCAACATCAATCAGAGTGTGGACGTGCTGCTGAAAACATCGCACCTCTTTGACCCGTTCCCCGAAGCGATGGCGTATGATACGGCATTCCTTGACCGTATGCACTGCTATATCCCCGGCTGGGAGATACCGAAATACCGCCCCGAATCGTTCACCAACGACTACGGCTTTATCACGGACTACCTCGCGGAGTTTATGCGCGAGATGAGGAAAGAACCGTTCGGCGACGTGTGCGACAAGTACTTCCGTTTTGGCAGGAACCTGAACCAGCGTGATGTCATCGCCGTCCGCAGAATAGTGTCAGGCTTCACTAAGCTGCTCTATCCCAACGGTGAGTTCAGCAAGGAGGACATCGAGGAAATCCTGACCTTTGCCCTCGAAATGCGTCGCCGTGTCAAGGAGCAGTTGAAGAAAATCGGAGGCATGGAGTTCTATGATGTGAACTTCTCTTACATCGACAACGAGTCCTTTGAGGAACGTTATGTTTCCGTGCCGGAACAGGGCGGCGGCAAGATAATCCCCGAAGGGCTGACAAATCCGGGTAACGTCTACACCATCTCGCAGGGCAAGAGCGGGATGATAGGCGTGTACCGTCTTGAAACGCAGATGCTCCCCGGCAACGGAAAGTTCGAGCGCACTGGGCTTGGCTCCGACCGTGACGCAAGGGAAGCCACGAACACGGCGTTCAACTTCCTGAAAGCCAGCGGAAACCAGATAAGCGGCTCGATAAGCACGACGACAAAGGACTACATCAGTAACTATCAAGACCTCAACGGCATCGGAATGACTAAGTCGTTGACCCTGCCGACCGTGATTGCCCTCGCATCCTGCGCCCTCGGCAAGCCGACACTTTCAAGCCTCGCCGTACTTGGCGACATTAGTATCAGCGGCACAATCCTCAAAGTCGAGGAACTGGCAAGCGTCTTGCAAGTCTGTCTCGACAGCGGCGCGAAAAAGGTGCTGATTCCGATAACATCTGCCGCCGAACTTGGCGCAGTTCCGGCAGACCTCATTGGAGCGTTCAGCCTCATTTTTTACTCAACCCCGCAGGAAGCTGTGTTTAAGGCTTTGGGCGTGGAATAG